Part of the Quercus robur chromosome 5, dhQueRobu3.1, whole genome shotgun sequence genome, taaaaagctagAGTACAagattaatggtaactttgggtCTCTTATGAGGTAATATGAGGTCCAAAGCTCATTGGAGTTAGGATTTTATTTACTCTTTGTCCCACTTCAAgccataaattataaaaaccatAGTGGGCTGGCCATATATCTAATTCATTATAAATAACACGAGAGAGATGGttcattttttttgataacaagaGAGTTGGTACTCTGGGCTAAGAGGAACAAGTATTTAAATATCTAAGTTGACGATGGTGGTGGTGCGGTGCCATTGTCGGAATTACGAAATGCTAACAAAATATATTTCCTGACTCTAGCTCAGAAGGCTGTTTTGATCCGTCCCCAACATAAGTTTTAGCGCCATAAGGGGAGCCGCTTCTCACCTTCTCCATGTCCAACATGCCAACTCCAAATGTGTACCCAATGGGCACAAAGATCATTCCATGGTGAACAAGCTGACTAATGGCTGTCAAGTTGCATTGTtttccaacccaaaaaaaaaataaaaagagagtaAACTTCAACACTGTTAACTTCAGGTAAAGCATGCATGCAATAAGTCTATTAATTcacaaatttttcacaactgTTGACATAGTCTGTTATAATTGGTGTATGataaaagtgatatcattgATGGATTTGATTGAAACTTAAAAGTAATGTTACTccaattacaataaattatatcagcaattatgaaaaatgttgttttcttaacataaaagaatataaaaaatgttactCTTTGGTGGCGTGCTGAGCTTCTCGAGTACTTCATCAGACAATGTGTCGGGTACATGGAAAGGAGCCGGACATAACACAATATCAAATCCATATTCTAATTTGTTACCCCACTAGCCAATGGTTTCCTAGTAGGCAAGCTGCAGTGCACAAGCGTTGAATGTATATATAGAAGCAAACGTATACGAGCAGATGCCAATGCCAAATTAATTACCACTCAATAGCTATTCCATGTACAAAACGTTTAAATTTCAAGGCACTAGACAAGTcaagaattatatataaaaactgCAACAATTTTATGACCTCTAGTACCAATATTCAAGCTTAGTTATACTATTGAATTACACATCTCAAGAAAGGTAATGACTTCAAACacaaccacacacacacacctgcCAAAGTTTTGCTTCTACTCCTTCCACGGATTCAGCTCCTTTATCTGTTCAGCCAGCTTCTCAACATGTCCATAGGTAGAATAGTGACTGCACCATTCATCAGAAAAGTTTCAATTAAAGCACTCAGATTAATGCCAGTGCAGTACACTAGAAAATAGTCATGCATATTTGATATGTGGCAAGAACTAATCTCAATACGATGGGGACATCAAGCTCTAAAAATGGTGTGGGCCTCCATTTCTAGACAAGATTTCAAATGGTAGTTCAGGTTTCGCAATCACTTTTTCTCCATCTTTAGTCTTTTACACTTTTCAAGCTTTCTTGAGCAGGAATCCTGCTTTTATTAATAACCATATGAATACAAAAAGCTACATTATAAATCTTGTGACATTAAAATAGAGTTGCATTAAAGAGCATGAACTCAACTCATAGCTGGCATCTATCAAGTGTGCCAAGACTGGGGATGCATGAGATGTTGTGGTCATGTTAAATCTTTTAGTGGgagttgtagcctaaggttaaAATCAAGTTTGTAGTAAAACATTGTccaacaaaaaaagagacacagagaatataaataaaaaagtaataagtATTAAATAAACATACAACATATATAGGCTTAAGTGAGTAGAAAAAGCATACTATAAATCTGTTTTTTGACAAGGTGTTTAtggttgatttattttattgtaaattaCATTCtgtctttctatttcttttatcaTAAATTGGATATGataaattaaaactaaagaAGAACAGCACTGCACGTACTTCTTGGATACACTGAACAAAATCTTAGCATcttgaataaaattgtgtttggCACTGTACGAAGCTGTGAATTGTGAATTGTGAGAATTTAATTTGGCTTCCTTTGTTTCTAATTAAACTATAAATCCTTGAATTTCCCAATTGCAAAAGGTTAAATAATTATCAAgaccaaagctctttctcaaaaaaaaatgaaaaaaaaaaaagatcatttaGGAATTGGgggaaaaattacaaaatttggaCAGGATACAAGATTTTCCAATAGCAAGAATATAAGACTTTTCTTTTAAATCGTAAtgcatgacattttttttttttttttgcagcttAAAAACGGTAGAAAGATTttattgattaagaaactagaACAGAAAAGGATTGGCTATAAAGAACACCAAGAGCCAGAACTAGGGGGAACACCCACAACTACTGTGGGGTCCCAAGCTAATAGCAGCACATACAACTAAAGCCAAACGTAAAACAGAGCATGATCCAACTCGCAACAACCAAACTGCATGGTTGACATCGCTGATGGGCTGACAGCAAACGGTGATACTCCTCTAGCAGACCTACCGCACCTTCAAAGATCAGCTTCGGGTGTACTTGGACCTGATTAAAATAGAACTTATTACGTGCATTCCAAATCGCCCAAGCTACCATTGACCACTTCTCCAACTCGGTAGAGCTAAGTTTCTGCTTCATCatcttgaaaaatatttttttggttaaagtcATCTTGAAAACTGCGGCACAAGCAATAGCTCTTGACGCTCATgacatatttttaataaagaatagaatctgtttgttttttttagaatcatacTTATCATTTGCCAAATCCAAGAATTATTACTCCTCTTATggaattcatatattgaaaataataGCTCTTGACGATCTGAACGCTAAGAAAGACCAACTAAAAGAGATATATACCATAGCACAAATGCTTGAGAAGAGGGCTAACCTAACGTTTTCTCAAATGAAAGATTATATAAACGTAAGTAGAAAGAAAACCCAGGAATAAAACGTAGAGAGACTCAAAAAATGATTGGTTAATCTTTCATGCACTAACAAAAACATAACCCAAATTTAGAAACGGAACAACCAAAGCAGAGAATGAAGTATGTATACATGTATAAGCCAAGATGAAACAAGCGtgtgtgtttgagagagaggtGCTTACacaatataaactttagtagcCATAAATCGATGTCTTACTTTCTGTCTCTCTCTGTGCTTTGTAGCGAAACCTTGCGAAGAATGAAAGAAAGCTTGGTAAGCTTTATAATAATGCTGCCAATAAGTTTGGTGAATTTTATTAGTCGTAGTCAATGTGTGGGCTGCTAATTgtatcatataatatatatggtatagcaaacaaaaattaaaagcaaataaatacAGGGTTGTAATTTTTGATGACTTGAtgtcatatatatgaaaagaatCTAAGGTTGAAGAGATGCAACGATGGTGTTCACACTGTGAAACACTCAGTGAGGAGCAATGAATgtagagagaaatagagagaaagagagacagactaagagagaaaagagatttTTGGAAGAAAATGAATGCTTCACACTGTATTACACTTGATGTACAGTATATATAGATTACAGAGAATTAGTAACTACTTAATCAGATCCCTGAAATCTCAGGATTGATCCGTAAAATGTGGAGGGAAATTAGGAACTGATTAACTACCAATTAACTACCCAACAGACTGATTTAATGAACTAATCCAGATGTACAAAATGCAGCTTATCAATGAACTAATAACATAAGGATTAAATGCAGTGTTTCACTAAATACATTTACAACAATGCATTAATTAGAACGACATTGTTTGCTGCATGTCTGGACTAGTCATTGGGCATTTGAACCATTTGATCAAAACTCTGTTTGTCCCTGGGTTTACTcttaacatcccccctcaaactcgaggCAGTGTTAGCCAAGAGTTTGTTATGTAGAACCAGAAAATGAGGGCTAGGCAaaggttttgtgaaaatgtcagCAAAATTGTCACAGCCAGAAATGAATTTGATCCCCAAAGTGCTACAAAGAACACAACTCCTCACATAGTGATAATCAACCTCGATGTGCTTGGTTCTAGAATGAAAGACTGGATTAGAGGCCAAAGCAATAGCAAAGTTGTTATCACACCATAGAATGGGAATTTGAGGAAGAAAAAGCTTAAGTTCCGTAAACAGAGTGCGTAGCCAAGCTAACTCTGCTGCTATGGAAGCCAGGGCACCATACTCTGCCTCTATGGAAGAACGAGAAACAGTGGATTGTTTCTTGGAAGACCAAGAAATTGGGTTTCAACCAAGAAAAACCTACATTCCAGTAGTAGATTTTTCTGTCAGTAGGGTCTCCAGCCCAATCTGCGTCAAAGAAGGCAGAGAAGGTAAGTGGACCAAGAGTAAGATGAATCCCAAAGTGTAAAGTACCCCTCACATAATGAAGAACACGTTTGGCTACCTCCAAATGAGAAGTAGTGGGATGATGTATAAACTGGAAAAGTTGATGAACACTAATGGCCAAATCAGGACATGTGAAGGTCAAGTACTGGAGAGCACCCACCATGCTTCTATACTCAATGGGATTAGGCAAAACAGAGCCATCAAAAGGAGTAAGACGCACATTTGGACAACAGGGGGTCTTCGTAGGCTTAGAATTCTCCATCTTGAATCTATGAAGCACATTAGAGGCATACTTGGACTGGCACAAAGTAAGACCAAATTTGGAAGGCACAATTTGAATGCCTAAGAAATAAGAGAGGGCACCCAGATCTTTAAGCTCAAAAGCCTTACTAAGAGCAGTGACAAGATGAGAGACTTGTGAAGAAGAATTGCATGTGATgataatatcatcaacatacacaAGTAGATAAATGATGGTCTGATGAAAGTCAAACACAAATAAGGAAGAATCTGCCATGGAAGCTTTAAATCCAAGATGCAACAGTTGAGAAGTAAATCTATCAAACCAAGCCCTTGGGGCTTGTTTCAAGCCATACAAGGATTTATGTAATCTGCAAATATGATGAGGGAATTATTGATCCACATAGCCTGGtggttgctttatatacaccTCATCCTTTAGAAAACCATGGAGGAAGGCATTGGAGACATCTAACTATCTAAGAGGCCAATTAAAACTCACTGCAATGGAAAGTACAAATCTCACAATAGCTGGTTTCACTACTGGAGTAAATGTTTCAGAGTAGTCCACACCTACTTATTGATGAAAGCCCTTAGCAACTAATTTTGCTTTGTAACGAGCAATGGTGCCATCACTGTGTAATTTCAACTTATACACCCACTTACAACCCACCAGATTAATACCAAGAACAGCAAGAACAAGAGACCAAGTTTTCTGTCTTTGTAAAGCAGAAAATTCTTCATCCATGGCCTTAACCCATTGAGGAAATTTACAAGCAATTCTATATGATGGGGGCTCAGTGTGAGTATAGTCAACCACAGCCTTGTAACACAATTTAGGCTTGGAGATCCCATTCTTTGATCTGGTGGTCATAGGATGTATGTTCACAGGTGCAATGACAGAAGCAGTGGCAGTAGGAAGGGAAGATGCAGAGACAACAAGAGGGGAAGATGCAGTGACAGAAGGAGGTGAAGAAGTAGGTATAGATGAAAGTGGAGGAGGTGGAGGTGTGGAGTGAGTGATATTGACAGGTGGAGATGTAGTAGCAGGAATAGAGATAGGTGGTTGGAAGGTTTGGGATGTGTCTGATAAGGGAAAAGGACAAGAAGTATGAGATGTAAGATTAGGACTAGGATTTGTGGAATGAGATATAGAAGTAGAATAAGGCCCTAGGATTGAGGGCTAATTAGAAGAGTGTAAATAGAGCATATTAGAAAGCCAAACATCAGTATTAGGGGTATGAGAGGTTGAAGTAGAAGAGGGTGTAGAAGAAAAGGGAAATTTGGCTTCATTGTACAAAACATGTCTGCAAGTGTATAGGGTATGAGTGAGCAATTCAAGACATAAGTAACCTTTAGAAATGGCAGAATAGCCTAAGAAAAGACACTTTGTGGTTCTATAATTTAGCTTGTGTTTTGTGTATGGTCTAAGAAAATGGGTAGCAAGCACAGCCAAAGATTTTAAGAGAAGAAATATCAAGATGTTGACCATGGAGCTTATACCAAGGAGAACTGAAACCTAACGTAGCTGTAGGAAGTAAATTGATGAGTGTCACAGCTGATTGAAAAGCAAATGACCAGTATGAAGAAGGTAAGGAAGCTTGAGATAGAAGGTGATAGTAGTTTCAATTAGGTGTATGCTTCCTCTCTACTAAACCATTCTGTTGAGGAGTATAGGGGCAAGAGATTTGATGATTAATCCCATTGGAAGTGAGGAAGGATTCAAAAGATTTAGAAGTGTACTCACCTCCACCATCTGATCTAAGAGTTTTAATAGTTGAGGAAaaatgctcgaaaatgtgttaaaacacaagagttgtttagaccccctaaataaaaaataatggcttaatagattttactctaacttatactaagtgcggaatagagtaaatgcaagcgaataaacaaacaaactactctaagccatattcaataTAACACAGCAGAaatatgaaagctaaaagagtagggaaatgggtataacaatctctaactctcaaggtttgtggcaagggttttctctcagaagcactactcaacatttgtgggtaatgtgggtatatatagtgcggatacaaaaagtgtgtatcagataggaCAATCTgacaaaacagaatgtttcgtaGGTTTCtcgcaggaaggccttacccgtgaGATACTCGCGAAAATCAGTTGTCTCCATCCTGtcctaactcttcgcattccaatcaTATGCAGGGCATATGCATTACTTTGCGGGATACTAAGTTGTGAGCTACCCACGAAAACACTTCAGTCTTCAATGCCTTgggtcttcacactctctctctcccttacacacaacccttacaaatcCCACATGAAATACAGTGTAtaaaagattgaacataattacaatcaaatttggcacggaataaaagccaacaaaacacatagttgtaaattacaactttacagcATGAAACATGACAAATTTTGAGTAAACTTCAGATTTAGCAGAAAGTAAGTACAGCCATGTGAAACGAGTGAAATGATCAACAAAAATGACATAATCTTTGTAGCCACTTATTGAATTAAGAGGTGCAGGACCCCATAGATCAGTATGTACAAGTTCAAAGGAGAATTAGCTACAAATCTTGAACTAGGAAATGGAAGTCTGTGCATTTTTCCTTGAAGACAGTGAATacaagaattgacaaaattagCACTAGTATTGAAAGACAGTCCATTATTTTGTAACAAAAGCTTAAGAATTTGAGAGTTGGGATGGCCAAGTCTACTATGCCACAGATGCCAACTAGAAGaagaaagttgaaaaaaattgCACAGTTTATTAGGAAGCAATAGCTCGGTGGCCTTGTGAGGATAGATGGGGTACACTCCACCTTCACTCTTGCCCTTGTAAAGAGTTTTCCCCATGGCCAAGGCCTGAATGAGCAAGGTGTTTTCATCAAAGTAACACCAACAGTTATTATCATGACAAAGTTTGTGAACTGAAGCAAGATTAGAAGCAATAAAGGGAACCCTAAGTACATTTCTAAGTTGAATAGGAGCATTTGAAGCAAGGATTAAAGAGTTACCTATGTGAGTAATAGGCAAATTCTGACCATTGCCAACTGTGAGGTGTTTCTAACCTGTGTAAGGCTTAGGGAAGCTCAAATGATTAAGGCTTGAAGTGACATGGTCTGTAGTTGCACTATCTACCAACCAAGGTTGCTCCTGAGCTATCATTGAGTTGGAAGAAGTTGCCATTGCAACTAGCTTTGTGGGTGGATGCTTACCTTGATAGGCATAATCCATCCTGTGATAACAATCTAAGGCAAGATGACTTGCCTTACCACATATCTGGTAAATTGGCCTTTCTAATCTAGCATTAAACCCTTGAGATTGTGAAAATTGAGATGGTGAAAACTGATTGAAGTGATTAGGTGATGGACCTCTGCCTTTACCTCTTCCATTGTTATTTCTTCCTCTCCCTCTATTATGAGACTAGTTGTGATTATTATAACCACCTGTGTTGTTAAACCTTGGTGCAGTGTTAACTGCCATTGCAACGGTGGAGTCTTTGATCTCCATCTCTTCATTCAATGATTCCTTTTCTGCATTTAACAGAATAACTAGTTCATCAAAACTTAATTTTGTGCTTCTGGTTCTGATTGCAGACCTGAATGCACTTAATTCTATTGGAAGACCTTTGATTGCTACATGAAGTAGCTCTTCATCATCCAAGAATACACCAACTGCCATAAGCTTGTCCCTTATCACCTTAATCTTCTGTAAATATGCATCCACAGAATCAGATCCTTTCTTCACATTATGCAGCTCACCCTTTAGGTTCATCACATGTGACCTTGAGATTGAAGAAAATCTGTTTTCAAGCACCTTCCAGACTTCTTGAGCTGAAGAACATCCAACAATTATAGCCAAAACTGAAGGAGTGAGGGTTGAGCTAATGAAGGTAAGAAGTgcctttttcctttgatttctaGATGAGATAATCTGGATTAAGCACTGAAGTAATCGTACCAGATAAATCCTTGAGAAATTTCTTAGGAACAAGTGGAACTTCATCAAGAAGCTCAAATATGGAGTAAGTCTCTAACACCATGGAGATTTGGAGTTTCCAAATGATATAGTTGGAAGAATCCAGCTTAACTATCATCATGTTTGACATATTTGAGAGTAATAGCAAAGGttgatttttgagattgatggaGGTAGATGTAGAAGTTGAAGGTATGGTTGTGGAAGTTGAAGACACAGTTGTTGAAGGTGAAGCTGAAGTATTATTTGCCATTGCTGCTGGGAATGATTGTTGCTCTAATACCATGAAAAGAATCTATCTAAGGTTGAAGAGATACAACAATGGCGTTCACACTGTGAAACACTCAGTGAGGAGCAATGAATgcaaagagaaatagagagaaagtttagagagagagagagacaaagagagagagatttttggaAGAAAATGAATGCTTCACACTGTATTACACTTGATGTAcagtatatatagattatagagaATCAGAAACTGCTTATTCAGATCCCTAAAAACTCGAGATTGATCCATAAAATGTGGAGGGAAATTAGGAATTGATTAACTAACAATTAACTACCCAACAAACTAATCTAATGAACTAATCCAGATGTACAAAACACAGCGTATCAATGAACTAATAACATAAGGACCAAACGCAACGTTTCATTAAATACATTTACAACACTGCGTTAATTAGAATGACATCATTTGCTGCATGTCTGGACTAGCTGTTGGGCATTTGAACCATTTGATCAAAACTCTGTTTGTCTCTGGGTTTACTCTTaacaatataatgtacccaTCATCATTTTACTCAATAAATATCGGTAGCAACCATGGTTTTTAAACTTGGACCGGACCAAACGGTCTAACCTGATTAATTGGGAATCTCTCACTAGTACAGTTTTTTTTAACCTTAAGAACCAttctatgaagaaaaaaacatgAAACCATTTGAATTGCAATTGAACCACCCGGTTTTAAAAACCGTGGACGGTTCAGTTTCAaagatttttttgaaaaaaacaaaagtatttCTATTACAGCAAGACTCAAGACTGGAGCGTCAATTTCTTACTCTCTTTCAGTCTTTGCAttctttctccttcttctctcaGATCTTCCATTTTGGCTCTCTCTCTGTAACTTACACAGCTTCTCTTTTCTCTAATTCTTTCTCCTCATGTTCATTCAAATAACTTTGAAGCTCGATTAATTCCCTCTACAGTGACTTTTTCCTTGTGCATCCAAACCAACTACAACTTCCATTTTGGCTCACTCCGTTACTTACACAGCTTctcttttctctaattttttctCCTCATGTTGATTCAAATAACTTTGAAGCTCATTTAATTTTCGCTACAGTGACTTTTTCCTTGTGCGTACAAACCAACTACAACTTCTAGTAAGTTTTGTTACAGTGTCAAAATTTACAGTATcatctcttctattttttgttacatttttaGCTCCAAACACACGTGATTggtattgtaaattttattaattaaaattttttattttcatggaTTGTCAGGATAGATGTATTGATACATATGTATTGGGCTTGGGCTACAATATTGGGTTAATGATTGAGAAATTGATTAAACCGTTAaagtatacaaatatatatggGCTTTAACTAATATGTCTAGAAAATGTTAAGTATTcacatcaaatatatatatatatatatatatatatatataaaactcaataatttttttatgtttgtttagaatttaacttttgttatttactttataaaatttatgatataaaaaatacatttgcaAAAtagatctttatttttatttgaactattttagccaaattttcaatttttactgatttaatatatttatttatattttaaataattattaaattaattatgacattatCACAATTCAACTTCGGTTTGATCTCAGTTTAACTTCAAAAACTTTGAACATCTCTCTTGTCTGGGTCTTTGAACAGTTCGGGTTTCAAAACTATGGTAGCGACTCGTGAATTTTGAgttgttaatatttttaatcaaaatttttaatagatGATATATTCCATTTTACatagacaaatttttttaatggccatctatatatatatatatatatatatatagacagacagatagatagatagataaagcaaagagaaaatccaattagattttaattggattctcaattttgcgccatgtgtcctatttaatttttaatcttatGCCAAGTGAATTGTTGGAtgtaaaaatcgaagagtctaaatccaactaaattctaaattggatttcaattggaatcTAATTTTCGCCATGTGTTTATCtaagttttttacttttgtgGTAAGTGAATTACTgagaacaaaaaccaaagagtttaaaaccaattaaattataaatcatacatacatacatacatacatacatatatataatgagaaaccattacatattttagaaatgtatggtttaaaaaaaaagtgtaaactaataccatgtataatttgaatctcttCTAAACTTTTTAATTGTATCCGTGCACATACACTAGGCTACACACTAATTAATATAATGGTTGTCAATTTCTACAAGTACTCACCTgaatttaaactcaaataaaaattataaaataaatttaaaaaacaagtaTTGACTTTTACTTGTATATTTTTGTGCAATAATTGTGAgtgataaattttaatta contains:
- the LOC126728792 gene encoding uncharacterized mitochondrial protein AtMg00810-like produces the protein MADSSLFVFDFHQTIIYLLVYVDDIIITCNSSSQVSHLVTALSKAFELKDLGALSYFLGIQIVPSKFGLTLCQSKYASNVLHRFKMENSKPTKTPCCPNVRLTPFDGSVLPNPIEYRSMVGALQYLTFTCPDLAISVHQLFQFIHHPTTSHLEVAKRVLHYVRGTLHFGIHLTLGPLTFSAFFDADWAGDPTDRKIYYWNKQSTVSRSSIEAEYGALASIAAELAWLRTLFTELKLFLPQIPILWCDNNFAIALASNPVFHSRTKHIEVDYHYVRSCVLCSTLGIKFISGCDNFADIFTKPLPSPHFLVLHNKLLANTASSLRGDVKSKPRDKQSFDQMVQMPND